The Polyangium spumosum DNA segment GCGCACGGTGGCCTTCTTGCCCACCTCGACGACCTCGGGCAAACCGGGAAACCCGAGATGCAAATCGAGGTTTTGCAGGACCGCAAAACGGCCGCCCGCGCCGCCGCCAGAGACGTCGAGGCGATAGGCGCCGGGCTCGGGGGCGTCGAGGCGCAGGAGGCGGTAGGCCGGGTTGTCCGAGAAATACACGCCAGGACGATCGCCGGTCGTGACGACCTCCGCGCCCTTCGGGTCGAAGAGGCGCATGCCGAGCTTCGGGGGGCCGACGAGGACGAGGTCGAGCGAGCTCGCGCCCTCGTCGACGACGAGCGGGATCGTCGGGGCCGTCGCGCCCTCGGTGAGGCGGCTGCCGAAGAGGCGGGCGTAGATGTCGGCGAAGAGGCGCGGCAGCTCGTCGGCGCGATCGGTGGCGACACCCACGCCGCCCGTGCGGCGGCCGAGCTCTTCGAGGAAGGCGCGAGGGGCGCTCCGGGACAAACCGACGGCGTAGATGCGGGTCTTGCCGAGGGCCGGGACGATGTCGTCGAGCACCTTGGCCTGACAAACTTGTTCGACCCGGGATTTGCCGCCCGAGGCGCGCGCGGCCTCCGCGAGTGGACCTTGCGGGTCGGGATCGCAGCGGCCGTCCGTGAGGAAGACGATGAGGTCCTGATCGCCGGGGGCGCGGGGCTTCGAGGCGAGGACGCGGCGGGCGCCTTCGAGGCCGGCGGTGAAGTCGGTCCAGCTCCCGTCGTTGCCGACGGCGCGTACGGCGCGCTTGACCCGGGCGCGATCGTCGGGGCTCTCGACGACGACGAGGGCGTCCATCGTGTCACGCGCGGCGCCGTCGAAGCCGACGACCGCGAGCTCGTCCCCCTTGCGCGTGAGGTCGACGAAGAGCTCGGCCGCGACCTTGCGGATCTCCTTGGGATCGGTGCCGCGCATCGACGAGGAGGCGTCGATCACCAGCACCGTGCGCAGCGCGCCGTCGGCCGCGGCGAGGCCCGGCGCGAGGCTGACGCCGGTCGTCATCGCAGCGGACAGGAGGAGCCTCGGGAGGAGCTTCATGCCACGCGCGTCCGCCTCAGTTGAACAGCGTCTTCGAGGCGCCGGTGGCGAGGACCATGCGCTCGGCGAGAAGGCAAGCGACGAACTGGTGGAACGAGGCCGCGAGGTGCGGCGCTTCGCGCGTCATGCGCTCGAGGGAGTCGATCGAGAGGCGATAGAGAATCGTGGGGCAAAGCGTGACGACCGTGGCCGAGCGACGCGCCCCGAGGTAGAGGCCACTCTCGCCGACGACGGTGCCAGGGCCCATCGTGCGCAGGCGCTTGGTCTTGCCGCCGTCGAGCTCGAGCCACGCGGTGAGCTCGCCGGACTCGATGAGGTAGAGGTCCTTGGAGACGTCGCCCTGGCGGTAGATCTGGTACCCCGCGGGCGCCTCGACGCGCTCGAGGTACTCGAGGAAGCCGGAGACGAACTCGCGGGTGCGGAAGACGTTCTCGAGCTCGTCGACGAGCTTCGTCGGCGGGAGCATGCTCGGCGGCGCGGCGCGCAGGACCTCGTTTTCGACCCACTCGAGGCCGTGATCGAGGTCGGGGAAGAAGCGGACGCGCTTCGATCCGTCGGCGAACCCGCCCCGCTCGAGCTGCTTGCGCACGGCGCTCGGCAGGTCGGTGAGCACGAGCGTGACGCCGTTCGACTCGGCGAGCTTGCGCATGCGGACGAAGGAGAGGACCGCGGAGCTGTCGATGCCGTCGACGTGGCGGAAGTCGAGCAGGACGTAACGCGTCGGGGCAGGATCGTCGCTGAGCATGCGGCTGTGGACGCGCTTGAGCAGCGTGTAGGAGGTGCCGAAGAAGATGTAGCCCTGGAGCTGGAGGATGTAGAGCTCCTTGCCGCGCTCCTCGAGGGTGAGCTCGTCGCCGGCGCTGCGCTCGACGTTGCTGCGGACGTCGGCGCCGATGGCCTGGCGCTTGATGACGTCGATGCGGCTGTAGTTGACCGCGAAGAGGACGGACGAGACGACGATGCCGACGCCGATCCCGGGGAGGAAGCCGATCCACGCGATGACGACGAGGATGATGACGACGAGGCCGTACTCGACGCGCGGGAGGCGGAACCAGGAGTCGTAGAGGGTCTCGAGGAGGAAACCCGCGCCGAGGAAGACGAGCAAGCCGCCGAGGACGGGCTTGGGGAAGTACGAGAAGACCTGCGCGCCGAAGAAGAGGGCCGCGCCGCAGATACACGCGGAGATGATGCCGGCGATGCGGCTCTCGGCGCCGGCCTTGTGGTTCAAGGTCGACTCGCTGAGCGAGAGGTACCCGACCATGCCGAAGCCGAGGCCCGCCGCGAGGTTGGCGATGCCCGTGGCGCGCAGCTCGCGATCGAGGTCGATCTCGCGCTCTGTGGCGATCTCGAGGCCCGAGGCGTTCAGCAGGATCGAGATCGTCGCGAGCATGGTGATCGCGAGGAGGTTGCCCGCGTTCGAGCCGATCTCGGCCCAGTCGATGTGGATCGCGGCGGCGGGCGACATCGGCGGCCAGAGCGCGCCGCTCGGGAACGGGCCGAGGAGCATGCCACGATCGAGGGCCTCACCGACGGAGCCACCCGCCGCGTACACGACGAGGTAAAACATCGCGATCGCGAAGACGAGCAGGCCCGGCAGGAGCAGGAAGTGGTGGTAACGCCGGAGCAGGATCGTCAAGAAGATCCCGAGCGTCAGGCCCGGGACCCAGTTGACGATCGCGTCGGTCCGCAAGAGCAGCGGGAGGGACGCGAGGGAGAACTCGGTCCCGGCCATGACGGAGATGGAGCCGGTGAAGAGCAGCCAGCCGGTGCCCGCGAGGAAACCGCCCACCACGGGGTAAGGGATGAAGCGGACGAGGGTGCCGAGGCGGAGGCCGCCGAGGACGAGGAAGAGGCCACCCGTGACGAGGGCGGAGAGCGAGACGACGGCGACGATCGTGGGGAAAGGATCACCACCCTTGGCCGTGATCCGACTGCCGATCGCCGAGGCGACGAGGGCGAGGACGACCGCGGTGTTCTCCTGCGGCGCGGCGATGACGGCGCGGTAGGAGCTGCCGACGGCGACGATCGCGCCGATGATCGCCGAGCCCGCGAGGGCCATGCCGATGCCCGCGGGCAGGTACTTCGTCAGGTTGCCCGAAAAAATGAGGGCCGCGAGCGTGATGCTGAACGTCGCGACGAGGGTGCCGGACATGGCGCCCGCGAAGAGCCCGGACAGGACGCGCGATCCACGGATCCCACGCCCGATGGAGGGCGCGGGCGTCGAAGGCATCGGCGGACTCTGCTGCCCTTCCATCGTCGTCGTCGGGAGAAGCGCGGGGGGCGTCATCTTCCGCGAACATGGCCTCGCCTGGCAAGGGCGGCGCACACGCTCGCCCCCCGAGCGCGCGCTCAGCCGAGCTCGCGAGCGATGGCCTGGGCCTGCTCTTGCAGCGCGACGGCCTCGTTCACGTGGCCCTGCTGGTGATGCAGGCTGGCGAGGTCGCCCAGGATCTTCCCCTCGTCCCTTCGATTTCCGACCTTGCGCGCGATGTCGAGGGCCTGCTCGTAGAAGGTGCGCGCGAGCTCGAAGCGCCCTTGCTCCTTGTGCAGGACCGCGAGGCTCTTCAGCGCGAGACCCTCGTTCCACAAGCTCTGCGCCTCGCGCGCCGTGGTGAGGGCCTGCTCGTAGAAGGCGCGCGCGCTCTCGATGCGGCCCGTGGCCCAGTTGACGCGGCCGAGGCCGAGCAGGCCGAGCGCCTCGGAGGCGCGATCGCCGAGCTTCTGCGCCTCGTCGAGCACGCGCACGTGCTCCTGCATGGCCTCCTCGTGCCGGCCCTGGAGCTCGAGCACGTCACGGCCGAACTCGTACCGCACGACGACGCTCTCCAGCGTGGGCTCGGTCGTGAGCTTGAAGTAGGCGCGGTAGAGGCGCTTGGCCTCGCCGTGGGCGTAACGCTCCGCGGCCTTGCGCGCG contains these protein-coding regions:
- a CDS encoding SLC26A/SulP transporter family protein — encoded protein: MSGTLVATFSITLAALIFSGNLTKYLPAGIGMALAGSAIIGAIVAVGSSYRAVIAAPQENTAVVLALVASAIGSRITAKGGDPFPTIVAVVSLSALVTGGLFLVLGGLRLGTLVRFIPYPVVGGFLAGTGWLLFTGSISVMAGTEFSLASLPLLLRTDAIVNWVPGLTLGIFLTILLRRYHHFLLLPGLLVFAIAMFYLVVYAAGGSVGEALDRGMLLGPFPSGALWPPMSPAAAIHIDWAEIGSNAGNLLAITMLATISILLNASGLEIATEREIDLDRELRATGIANLAAGLGFGMVGYLSLSESTLNHKAGAESRIAGIISACICGAALFFGAQVFSYFPKPVLGGLLVFLGAGFLLETLYDSWFRLPRVEYGLVVIILVVIAWIGFLPGIGVGIVVSSVLFAVNYSRIDVIKRQAIGADVRSNVERSAGDELTLEERGKELYILQLQGYIFFGTSYTLLKRVHSRMLSDDPAPTRYVLLDFRHVDGIDSSAVLSFVRMRKLAESNGVTLVLTDLPSAVRKQLERGGFADGSKRVRFFPDLDHGLEWVENEVLRAAPPSMLPPTKLVDELENVFRTREFVSGFLEYLERVEAPAGYQIYRQGDVSKDLYLIESGELTAWLELDGGKTKRLRTMGPGTVVGESGLYLGARRSATVVTLCPTILYRLSIDSLERMTREAPHLAASFHQFVACLLAERMVLATGASKTLFN